One Orcinus orca chromosome 7, mOrcOrc1.1, whole genome shotgun sequence genomic window carries:
- the PROC gene encoding vitamin K-dependent protein C gives MAAGGRPCSFSAVHPSGSNFRMWRLTGLLLFVTIWGVSSAPAPPDSVFSSHRRAHQVLRIRKRANTFLEELRPGSLERECTEETCEFEEAREIFQNMEDTMAFWSKYHDGDQCAAPPPAHPCDSPCCGRGTCIDGLGGFRCDCAQGWEGRFCLQEARFSNCSAENGGCAHYCLEEEGGRHCRCAPGYRLGDDHLLCEPKVTFPCGRPGKRMEKKRKNLKRDTDQVDQEGQLDPRLISGQEAGWGESPWQVILLDSKKKLACGAVLVHVSWVLTAAHCLDDRKKLIVRLGEYDLRRWEKWEVDLDIKEVFVHPNYTKSTSDNDIALLHLARPATLSQTIVPICLPDSGLSERELTQVGQETVVTGWGYRSEAKRNRTFVLNFVRVPLVPHNMCVLAMQNKISENMLCAGILGDPRDACEGDSGGPMVVSFRGTWFLVGLVSWGEGCGRLNNYGVYTKVSRYLDWIHGYINAKDAPLQSQVP, from the exons ATGGCGGCAGGAGGGCGACCTTGCAGTTTCTCGGCGGTCCACCCCA GTGGCAGCAACTTCAGAATGTGGCGGCTTACAGGCCTCTTACTGTTCGTGACCATCTGGGGAGTTTCCAGCGCACCAGCTCCTCCCG ACTCAGTGTTCTCCAGCCACCGGCGTGCCCACCAGGTGCTGCGGATCCGCAAACGCGCCAACACCTTCCTGGAGGAGCTGCGGCCCGGCAGCCTGGAGCGCGAGTGCACAGAGGAGACCTGTGAATTTGAGGAAGCTCGGGAGATTTTCCAAAACATGGAAGACACA ATGGCCTTCTGGTCCAAGTACCACG ACGGGGACCAATGCGCGGCCCCGCCGCCGGCGCACCCGTGCGACAGCCCGTGCTGCGGGCGCGGCACGTGCATCGACGGCCTGGGCGGCTTCCGCTGCGACTGCGCGCAGGGCTGGGAGGGCCGCTTCTGCCTTCAAG AGGCTCGCTTCTCCAACTGCTCGGCGGAGAACGGCGGCTGCGCGCACTATTGCTTGGAGGAGGAGGGCGGGCGCCACTGCCGCTGCGCGCCCGGCTACCGCCTGGGGGACGACCACCTGCTCTGCGAGCCCAAGG TGACGTTCCCCTGTGGGAGGCCAGGGAAGCGAATGGAGAAGAAACGCAAGAACTTGAAACGTGACACAGACCAAGTAGACCAAGAAGGCCAATTAGATCCACGGCTCATCAGTGGGCAGGAGGCCGGATGGGGAGAGAGCCCCTGGCag GTGATCCTGCTGGACTCGAAGAAGAAGCTGGCCTGCGGGGCGGTGCTCGTCCACGTCTCCTGGGTGCTGACAGCGGCCCACTGCTTGGACGACCGCAAGAAGCTCATCGTCAGGCTAG GGGAGTATGACCTGCGGCGCTGGGAGAAGTGGGAAGTGGACCTGGACATCAAGGAGGTGTTTGTCCACCCCAACTACACCAAGAGCACCAGTGACAATGACATCGCGCTGCTCCACCTGGCCCGGCCCGCCACTCTCTCGCAGACCATTGTGCCCATCTGCCTCCCAGACAGTGGCCTGTCGGAGCGCGAGCTCACCCAGGTCGGCCAGGAGACGGTGGTGACAGGCTGGGGCTACCGCAGCGAGGCCAAGAGAAACCGCACCTTCGTCCTCAACTTCGTCAGGGTCCCCCTGGTCCCGCACAATATGTGCGTTCTGGCCATGCAAAACAAGATCTCCGAGAACATGCTGTGCGCCGGCATCCTGGGGGACCCGCGGGATGCCTGTGAGGGCGACAGCGGGGGGCCTATGGTCGTCTCCTTCCGCGGCACCTGGTTTCTGGTGGGCCTGGTGAGCTGGGGCGAGGGCTGCGGGCGCCTCAACAACTACGGTGTTTACACCAAAGTCAGCCGTTACCTCGACTGGATCCACGGCTACATCAACGCTAAGGATGCCCCCCTCCAGAGCCAGGTGCCTTAG